In Primulina eburnea isolate SZY01 chromosome 14, ASM2296580v1, whole genome shotgun sequence, the following proteins share a genomic window:
- the LOC140811779 gene encoding phototropic-responsive NPH3 family protein NPY2-like: MKFMKLGSKPDSFQTDGNGIRYVATELATDIVVHVGDTKFYLHKFPLVSKSGRLQKLVSSASEGNGDEVHIQDIPGGSSAFEICAKFCYGMTVTLNAYNVVAARCAAEFLEMHETIDKGNLIYKVDIFLTSSIYRSWKDSIIVLQTTKSLLPISEELKLTSHCIDAVASKASLDVSKVDFSYTYNNQKKNPEENGDGLALNGVRTRMVPDDWWVEDLCELEIDLFKRVIVSIKNKGIVWNEVVGEALKAYAYRKFPPSGKGVIQQNDVSNLRSVLDTIVWLLPSEKGSVSCSFLLKLLKAAISVDSGETVSMELIKRIGQQLEEASVNDILIRAHERESIIYDISIVKKILEEFITQDRHAEPETENGNEIHEIRKPGILSEASKLMVAKLVDGYLAEIAKDPNLPMPTFISVAEMVSSFSRPAHDGLYRAIDTYLKEHPGITKSDRKRICRLMDCKRLTSDACMHAVQNERLPLRVVVQVLFFEQVRAAASSGSTTPDLPKAIKDLNCASYGSSRSVNTNNDEDWDGVASAEELRALRGELAALRLGNGVVNDRNIAEHRISNSDRTAVSRVKGLLISKKILSKIWSRKGNGAENSGSDSSESLGSNNHDDAKFTPTRKGRHSVS; encoded by the exons ATGAAGTTTATGAAGCTTGGATCAAAACCTGATTCCTTTCAGACTGATGGGAACGGCATAAG ATACGTGGCCACGGAGTTGGCAACAGATATTGTTGTTCATGTAGGTGacacaaagttctatttacacaAG TTCCCCCTTGTCTCAAAAAGTGGACGCTTACAGAAGTTAGTTTCGTCAGCCAGTGAAGGAAATGGAGATGAAGTGCACATACAAGATATTCCGGGTGGATCAAGTGCTTTTGAAATATGTGCCAAGTTCTGTTATGGAATGACTGTTACTCTAAATGCTTACAACGTTGTCGCAGCACGATGTGCAGCCGAGTTTCTCGAAATGCACGAGACCATAGACAAAGGTAACCTCATATACAAGGTCGATATTTTTCTTACATCCAGCATCTATAGAAGCTGGAAGGACTCAATTATCGTTCTTCAAACCACAAAATCACTGCTTCCGATTTCGGAGGAATTGAAGTTAACGAGCCATTGCATAGATGCGGTTGCTTCAAAGGCATCACTTGATGTTTCCAAGGTGGACTTTTCCTACACGTATAATAACCAGAAAAAGAATCCTGAGGAAAATGGGGATGGTTTAGCCTTAAATGGTGTTAGAACCAGAATGGTACCTGATGATTGGTGGGTCGAAGACCTGTGCGAACTTGAAATAGATTTATTCAAACGGGTTATTGTCAGTATAAAAAATAAAGGAATAGTATGGAATGAAGTAGTTGGAGAAGCTTTAAAAGCATATGCTTATCGGAAGTTTCCTCCCTCCGGAAAGGGTGTAATTCAACAAAATGACGTCTCCAACTTACGATCCGTATTGGATACCATTGTTTGGCTCTTGCCCAGTGAAAAAGGTTCTGTATCTTGTAGTTTCTTGCTGAAGTTATTGAAAGCGGCCATCTCGGTTGACTCGGGAGAAACTGTAAGCATGGAGCTTATAAAAAGAATAGGGCAGCAATTGGAGGAGGCTTCAGTTAATGATATATTGATACGAGCCCATGAAAGAGAATCAATTATTTATGACATATCGATTGTCAAGAAAATACTCGAAGAATTTATTACACAAGATCGGCATGCCGAACCTGAAACAGAAAATGGCAATGAAATTCATGAGATCAGAAAGCCAGGAATCTTATCTGAAGCATCGAAACTTATGGTTGCAAAGCTAGTCGACGGCTACCTAGCAGAGATCGCAAAGGACCCAAATCTACCTATGCCAACGTTCATTAGCGTCGCAGAAATGGTCTCTAGTTTCTCACGTCCGGCACACGACGGTCTGTATCGTGCCATTGATACATATCTCAAG GAGCATCCAGGTATCACCAAAAGTGATCGGAAGCGAATATGCCGGCTCATGGACTGCAAACGACTCACGTCAGATGCGTGCATGCATGCAGTTCAAAACGAGCGACTCCCTTTGCGAGTAGTTGTACAAGTCCTCTTTTTCGAGCAAGTTCGGGCCGCTGCTTCATCGGGCAGCACGACTCCTGATCTTCCAAAAGCCATAAAAGACCTCAACTGTGCCTCTTACGGGAGCTCAAGATCGGTTAATACTAATAACGATGAAGATTGGGACGGTGTTGCCTCAGCAGAAGAACTCAGAGCCTTAAGAGGAGAGCTGGCAGCTTTAAGATTGGGAAATGGAGTGGTAAATGACAGAAACATTGCAGAACATAGGATTAGTAACAGTGACAGGACTGCTGTTAGTAGGGTGAAAGGTTTGcttatttctaaaaaaatacTATCGAAAATTTGGTCGAGAAAAGGGAACGGGGCAGAAAATAGTGGATCGGACTCGTCTGAGAGTCTTGGCTCGAACAATCACGACGATGCGAAGTTTACACCGACGAGGAAAGGGAGGCATTCTGTATCTTAG